In Paracoccus contaminans, the genomic stretch CCCTGCAACGGGTCCAACGAAATCGTGAACGGCGCGGATTGCCGGTTTGCGGCGCAGATCGCATGAGGCTTCTTGGCCCACGGCCATTCCTGTGACACTAACCTCGCGTCACGCAACAGTCCCGAAGGGTCCCGGCAATGTTCTTCCGACCGACAAGCTCGGCCATCGCGCTGCTCGCCCTCGCGGGGCCGGCGCTTGCCGATGTCACGCCCGTTCAGGTGTGGCAGAACTGGATCGATTACTACAAGGCCAACGGCTATGTGGTGACCGAAGGGGCGCGCGAGCAGGCAGGCGAGACGCTGTCGCTCAGGAACGTGGTCTTTGCCTATGATGCGCCGCAGGACGGCGCCAAGATCAACCTGTCCGCGCCCGAGATCACGCTGACGGCCACCGGGGACGGCAAGGTCCGCACCGTCTTTTCCGACGAGATGCCGGTCCGGCTGGACTTCACGGACGAGGAGGGCAAGCCCGTCTCGGTCGCGGGGGCGCTGCACATGGCCGATTTCGAGATGATCTCCTCGGGCAGCGCCGGGGACATGACCCATGACAGCCGTGCCGGCGAGGCGGGCGTCACGCTGGCCACCATCACCGATGCCGAGGGTGAGAAGCCGCTGCCGGTATCGGTCAAGCTGGTCAACCTCACCTCGCGCCAGCATGTCGTTGACGGCGCGGCGACGGCCATCGACGCCACCGGCAGCGCCGACCGGCTGGAGCTTTCCGCCGACCTGGGCGATCACGAGGGCCATGCGACCGTCAAGGGCACTCTGGACAAGGTGGCCGGCGAGGTCAGCTATGCCCTGCCCAAGGGGATCAGCATCGGCCAGGATCTGAGCGGCGCGCTGAAGGCGGGCCTGTCCATGTCCGGCAAGCTTTCGACGGAAGGCGTCCTCATGGACATCGCCGCCACCGAAAAGAAAGAGGACGGCGGGGACAAGACCACCCAGGCAAAGGTTGACGCCAAGGGCATCGACCTGACCTTCAGCCTGGCGCAGGACGGGATGAAATATCAGACCAGTTCCGATGCCAGCTCGGTCGAGGTCAAATCGCCCGATCTGCCCTTCCCGATCAGCTATGCGGCCCAGAGCACGACCGGCGATTTCCAGGTGCCGGTTTCCAAATCGGACCAGCCGCAGCCCTTCAAGTTCGCCTATTCGGTCGCCGGCCTGACGATCGGCGATGCGCTGTGGAATTCCTTCGATCCCGGCAAGAAGCTGCCGCGCGATCCGGCCAGCATCGACCTCGACCTGACCGGCATGGCCAAGATCAACGCCGACCTGTTCGATCCCGCCCTTGCCGAGACGGCCACGCAGGCTGACGCAGCGGCACCCGCGCCCGGCAAGGATCCCGAACAGGCCGCCGACGAGGCGGAAGCCGCCGCGGGCGGCAGCGCCCCGGATGCCGCAGCCGACGGGACCGCAGCCGATGGGGCCACAGCAGACGGAGCCGCGGCGGAGGGAACCGACACGTCCGAGATGCCCGCCGCCACGCCCGATCCCTTCGCCCCGACCGAAATCACCCTCAACAAGCTGGCGGTTGATGCCGCCGGCGTAAGGCTGGATGCCTCGGGCAGCGTGTCGATCCCCGACGGCAGCACGGTGGAAACGCCGGTCGGCCAGATCTCGGCGCGGCTGGACGGCGCCAACGGGCTGATGGACAAGCTGGTGGAAATGGGCCTTGTGCAAAGCGACCAGCTGGCCGGCTTCCGCATGATGCTGGCGATGTTCGCCAAGCCTGCCGCCGAGGGCAGCGATGCGCTGGTCAGCCAGATCGAGTTCAAGCAGGGCGGCGAGATCTTTGCCAACGGGCAGAAGATCAAGTAACACTCGCCCCTGAACGACTGCGCGGGGGCCGGCCCAGTCCGGCCCCCGGCTTTTTCCAAGGCGAGATTTCCGCGATGGCTGACCGTGACGCCGCCGATCTGTCTCAGCTGACCGCGGCGCTGCTGGATGCCGCGCGCAAGGCCGGCGCGACCGAGGCGGATGCCGTCGCCGTTGCGGGCGAATCCCTGTCCGTGGATGTCCGGGGCGGCGCCCTGGAACATGCAGACCGCGCCGCCGCCGTGGAAATCGGTCTGCGTGTCCTGATCGGCGGCCGGCAGGCCTGCGTGTCGGCCAGCGACCGCAGCGCGCGCACCATCGCCGAGATGGCCGAACGCGCCGTGGCAATGGCGCGCGAGGCACCGGTCGATGACATGATCGGCCTTGCCGATCCGGCCGAACTGTCGCCCCAGCGCGATGCCTTGGGGCTTGATCTGGATGACGGGCTTGCCGCGCCGCAACCCGAGGCGCTGCTGGACCTCGCCTTGCGGGCCGAGGCGGCGGCGCTGGCGGTGGACGGGGTGCGCATGGCCGAATCCGCAGGCGCCTCGGCGATGCACCGGCGGCTGTGGATGGCGGGCACGAACGGCTTTTCGGGCGGTTACGGCCGCAGCAGCCACGGGATTTCGGCCGTCGCCATCACCGGCGAGGGCACGGGGATGGAACGGGACTGGGCCTCGGAATCCCGCGTCTGGCAGGATGACCTGCCCGCGCCCGAGGAGATCGGCCGGCGCGCGGGCGAGCGCGCCGTCGCCCGCCGCGGCGCGCGCAAGCCGCCGACCGGGGCCTTTCCGATCCTTTATGACGAACGCGTCGCCGCAACGCTGATCGCGCATCTGCTGTCGGCGGTGAATGGAACCGCGGTCGCACGGGGGGCAAGCTGGCTGCTGGGCGAGCTGGGCAATCCTGTCCTGCCCGCCGGCATGGACCTGATCGAAGACCCGCGCCTGCCGCGCCATCCCTCGTCGCGGCCCTTTGACGGCGAAGGGCTGCCGACCGCGCGGCGTGCCGTGGTTTCGGACGGGGTGCTTGCAGGCTGGACGCTGGACCTGGCGACGGGGCGCAAGCTGGGCATGCGCTCGACCGCCAGCGCGGTGCGTGGCACCTCGGCGCCGCCATCGCCCGGTGTGTCGAACATGATCCTGACCGCAGGTTCCGCCAGCCCGGCCGAGCTGATCCGCGACATGGGGCGCGGGCTGGTCGTCACCTCGATGCTGGGTGCGTCGATCAATCCGACCACGGGCGATTATTCCCGCGGCGCTGCCGGCTTCTGGGTCGAGAACGGGCAACTCGCCTATCCGGTGAACGAATGCACCATCGCCGGCAACCTGCGCGACATGCTGATGCGGATGACCCCTGCCAACGACCTGCCCGATTGGCGGACCCACCGGGTTCCCAGCCTGCTGGTCGAGGGAATGACCGTTGCCGGGCAGTGATCTGGACCTGATCCGCGCCACCGCCGAGGATGCCGGCCGCCTGGCCTTGGGATTCTGGCGGGGCGATTACCGCCACTGGGACAAGCAAGCGGGGCTTGGCCCCGTGTCCGAGGCCGATCTGGCCGTGAACGCCCGGATCGAGGCGCTGCTGCGCCCGGCCCGTCCCGATTACGGCTGGCTCAGCGAGGAAAGTCCCGATGATCCGGCGCGGCTGTCGGCGCGGCGCTGCTTTGTCATCGACCCGATCGACGGCACCCGCGCCTTCATCGACGGGGACGAAGGATTTGCCGTCTGCATCGCGGTGGTCGAGGATGGCCGCGCGCTGGCCGGCGTGGTCCATCTGCCGGCGCCGGGGCTGACCTATGCGGCCGGAGAGGGCGGGCCCGCGCTGCGCAATGGCGTGCCGATCCGCTGTTCGGACCCCACCGCCGCTGAAGGAGCGAGCGTGCTGGCGGCCAAGGCTGCGCTGGCCCCCGATCACTGGCGGGGCGGGCGGGTGCCGGGCCTCAGGCGGCATTTCCGGCCCGCGCTGGCCTGGCGGCTCTGCCTCGTGGCAGAGGGGCGGTTCGATGCGGCCCTGTCCGTCCGTCCCGTGTGGGACTGGGACATCGCCGCCGCCAGCCTGATCGCCGAACGGGCGGGCTGCCGCGTCACCGACCGCAGCGGCCGGGCCTTCGCGTTCAACAGCCCGTCGGCACGGGGCAACGGGCTGATCGCGGCAGGCCCGCGGCTGCACGGGGCGCTTGCCGCCGCCATCACAGAGGATGCAGCACGCCCATGAGCCGGCTTCCCCCGAGACACTGGACCGCCTGGCCGACGCGATCAGCTTTCATCCCGCCAATGAAAGCGGCCGCCTGTTCCGCGATGCGCTCGGCCGCTTTGCCACGGGTGTCACGGTGGTGACGACGCAAGGCCCTGCCGGCCCTGCCGGGATGACGGTCAACAGCTTTGCCAGCGTCTCGCTCGACCCGCCGCTGGTGCTGTGGTGCCCGGCCCGCACCTCATCGCGCCATGCGATCTTTGCCGGGGCGGCGGCATGGTCCGTCCATGTCCTGGGGGCCGAACAGCTGGACATCTGCCTGCGCTTCACCCGCAACGGCGCCGGGTTCGAGGGGCTGGAGCTGGGGCGCACCGCGCTCGGCACCCCCCTGATCCCCGGTGTCGCGGCGCGCTTTGACTGCACGACCGAGGCGGTGCATCCGGGGGGCGATCATACCGTGCTGATCGGGCGGGTGGCGCAGGTGACGGTCGGGGGGCCGGATGACCACCCGCTCGTCTTTGCCGCCGGCCGCTTTGGCGGCTTCGAGGCGGCGGGCTGACCCTCAGCTCGCCGGCGCGATCCTGATCTCGGGCAGCGGGTCGAGCGGGGGCAGGGGGTCGAGCGCGCCCGAGAACAGCGGGTCCAGCTTGGGCGTGGCGGTGCGGATCGTCCTGCCCGGCCCGCCGATCACCGCGATCTGCGCCGCCAGTTTCGAGATGGCCGCATTCTGCGCCGCCGCGATGGTCCCCGGCGTCATCACCGGGCCGGCCGACCGGCCCCCGGCAAGCGCGCCGATGCCGCTGCCGGCCGCGCGCTGCGTTACCGGCAGGGGCACCGTGATGTCGAAACTACGCGCCTGGTTGGCGCCGCCCGCGCTGGCGTTCGACACGTAATAGCGGCCCGACAGCCGATAGACGCCGTCGCGCTGCGCCAGCGCCTTTTCCACCCGCACCTCGATCTGCCGCCTGGCCGGTTCGGCCAGCGGCCATGGCGATGGAATCACGGTCGCCCCCGACAAGTCCGAAATCGCGCGCGCCAGCGTCTGGGTGAAGGCCCGTTCCGGCTTGTCGGCCCACAGGTTGCGCGGGTTCGACCGCACCGCGCCGTCGGCAGTCTGCCAGCTTATCTCGCCCGACGAGGCATATTCGGGCAGCGTGACCTCGCGCAGCTCGGCCGTGCCCAGGTTGTCAGCCACCCGCCCGGCCGGGGTGGGCGGGTCGATCAGGTAACGCCCGGTCTTTTCCGGGTTTGAGCAGCCCGCCAGCGCGACGGCTGCACAGATGAGGATCAAGGCAGGGCGCATGGTCTATCGTCCCAGGATGAAGGCGCGCGGATTGCGCTCGATGGTGGCGGCAAGGCTGGCGAGATTGTCGGCCGCGCGCCGCAACGAGCGGATGGCATTCAGGGTTTCGATGTTGAAGGTGCCCCGTTCGCCATAGGCCCCGATGACGCCGTCCGCGCGCGCCGCCAGCGCCTGGAAGCGGGCGGACAGCTGCGGCAGGCTGTTTGCGGCCTGGGCCACCTGGTCCATGGCCCGCCGCGCGCTGGCCAGCGCGGCGTTGAGATTGCCGGCGGCATTGCCGCTGCGCAGATCGTTCAGCAGGCCCGATGCGGCCTTGAGCGTGTCAGACAGGTTGCGCGGCAGCTGCGCCGCATCCTCGGTTCCCAGCATGGCGCGCACGTCATCGATGACGCCCTTGGCCGATCCGCTGATCCCGCCCCAGTCGAATTCATCCAGCGATGTCGCCGCCGCGTCGATGCTGTCCACCATCTTGGGCAGGTTCACGGCCGCCTCGCGGATCGTCTTTGCCGCGCCCGCGGCGTCATCGGCGAACTGGCCGATCTTGGGTCCGACCCCCGCGGTTTTGAGGTCCGCGGCGATGGTGCCGATGTCCCCGGCCGCGCCCGCCACCTTGTCCACGGCCGCGCCCAGCTTGCCCGGCAGGGCGCGGGTGTCCTGCGAGGAAGCGACTGCCGTGATGCTGTCCATCATGTCCGAGGCGGATTTCAGCAGTTCCTCGATCTTGAGATTGCCGATGCGGTTCATCAGGCCCTGCGCATTGGCCGCAATGTTCGCGCTGTCCGCAGGCGCGGCCGGAATGACAGGGAAGGGCTGGGCATCGGCGGCGATCTGGGCGGGGCTGCTGGACGGCAGGTCAACCAGCTCGACGATCAGCGAGGTGCCCAGAAAGCCCGATCCGCTGATCCGGGCCCGCAAGCCCTGGGCCACACGTTCCGACAGGAAGGCCAGCGCATCGGCGGGCGTCGCGTTGTCGGCAAGCCCGAGCCGCTGGGGCGAGACTGCGATGGTGATGTCCTGAAGAACCTGGCGCGGCTGGCCCTCGGCGCCGCCGGCCACGCGCACAGACAGGCCGGTGACGCGCCCGACGGTCAGCCCTTGGAACTGCACGTCCGCCCCTTCGGCCAGCCCGCGCACTGCATCGGGCAAAAGGACGCTCAGCCGCAGTTCCTGATCGGGCGAGGCGGTGAACAGGCTCTTGCGGGCGGATTGCTCATCGGGCTGCAGTTCAAAGACATGCCCCGGCTCGACCGGCTGCCCGCCCGAGCTGAGCGTGGCGAATTCGGCGCCCCCCTGAACCAGCGAGGAAACCGACTGGACGTTCAGCGCAACCCCTTGCGGGCCCAGCGAAACCGAAAAGCCCGACGTGTCCCAGAACGCCGTCGCGGTGGTCAGCCGCTGGTCATGGGGGGATTCGATGAACACATCGGCGATGACCCGTTCATCCCCCTCGGCCAGGCGCAGGTTCTGCATGCGCCCCACCGCCAGACCGCGATAGAAGATGGGCGCCCCTTCGGTCATGCCCTTGGCATTGTTCGATGTCAGGGCATACCAGGTGCCCTTTTCGTTGCTGCGCGTCAGCGGCGCCCGGTCCAGCCCGTCATGGACGGCCTTGTCGGTGCTGCCCGGCTTGTCGTCCCACCAGCCCTCGATGAAGGCGCCGGTCAGGACGGTGTCCAGGCGCGAGATCCCCTGCGCCGAAACCTGCGGCCGCACGATCCAGAATTCGGCGTCGTCATCGATGAATTCGGCAATGCCCTTGTCCACCCGCAGATCCACGACGACGCGCTGCAGATCCTTGGTGAAGCGCACCGCCTCGACCTTGCCGACGGTGATCTCGCGGAACTTGAGGGCGGTTTCCCCCGGCGTGATGCCGGTGGCATCGCCAAAGGCGACCGAGACGAGCGTGCCGCGCCCGGTATAGGCGTTCCAGGCCAGCGCCAGCGTGACCAGCAGAGCCAGGATCGGCACCGCCCAGATGACCGATACGCCCGCCCGCGCGGCGCGCCCGGCGGTGCGGCGGATCGGACTGGCGGGGCGCAGCGGCGGGGATGGGGCAGGCCGCTCGGGCGGGGGGGCGTCGGTCATGCAGCGGTCCTGTCCGAGCGGTTTCTCAGCGGCAGGCCCCGCCATATCAGCCGCGGATCGAAGCTTTGCGCCGAAAGCATCGTGAATGCAACCGAAAGGGCAAAGCTGGCCGCGGCCGGGCCGGGCTGGATCGTGGCGACAAAGCCAAGCTGCACCAGCGCCGACAGGATCGCCACGACGAACACGTCGATCATCGACCAGCGCCCGATGAATTCGACCGCCTCAAGCGCGCGCAGGCGCATATGCGCCGCCTCGACCGTCGCCGGGCGGCCGGCCACGCGGGCCAGCCAGGCGATCACGATGAACTTGCCGATCGGCACGATGATAGATGCGACGAAGATGACCGCCGCCACCCCGTAGTTGCGGTATTCCAGCAGCTGCACCACCCCGCCGAAGATGGTGGCGTCCGAACTGCCGTGCAGCCCGGCAAAGGTCTGCGTCTTCAGCATCGGCAGCAGGTTGGCCGGCACATAGAAGACCAGCCCCGCCAGCAGCCAGGCCCAGACGGCCTGCAGGCTGGCGCGGTCGGGCGTGTGCAGCGCGGCGCCGCAGCGGCCGCAGCGGGCCTCTCCCTCGGGCCAGACGCGGCCGCAGCCGCGGCATCCGACCAGATGGGCGCGGTGCGCGGTCAGCAGCGGCGCATCCTCGCGCGCGGCATGAACGCCTGGGGCGCCGGGGGCGGCAGGGCGCGGCGGCATCAATCGCCCGCGCCCAGGGGGGCCGCGACGGTGCGGGCGGGGTCTGCCGCTGCGCGCGCGGCCGCGGCCGCGGCGAGATCGGGCACGACCTCGCGCCCGTCGGTGAAGGCGCCGCGATCCTCGAGCGTGTCCCAGATGGTCGTCGAGCAGGTGAACACGTTGCTGGCCGCGCTGACCAGGATCAGCGCGCAGAACGCCCAGAAGGCCGGACCGAGGCTGATATGGGCCAGCCCCGCCACCTTGATCATCGCGACCGAGGTGCCGATCACGAAGATTTCCGCCATCGACCAGGGGCGCAGCAGCTCGGACAGGCGGAACGCCTCGCCCGCGCGCGAGGCGGGGCTGCCTCCGCCGCGCATCGGCAGCAGCACATAGATCAGCAGCGCCGACCGGATCGCCGGCAGCCCGACGATGAAGGCCAGCACCGCCACCGCCAGCGGCATCAGCCAGCCATGGGCAAAGGCCATCGCCACCCCGAACAGCGAGGTGGCATTGCCCAGCCCCATGCGCGAGATTTCGAGGAACGGAAAGAACACCGCCGCGACCATCAGCACCATCGACGTGAAGGACAGGGCCACGATCTGGGTGAACGCCCCCTCGCGCGGGCGGGCAAGGACGCTGTGGCAGCGCACGCAGCGCGCGACTTCGCCCGCATGCAGCTCCGCCTCGACATGCAGGGCATCGCAGCGCGGGCAGGCGATCAGCCCCGCGCCGGTCTCGATGTCGTAATGGCCCGCCTCGATCATGGGGGGAAGATAGCCGGCCCGGACGCCCGTGCAAGTAGGGGCGGCCCCCGCCGCGCCCCGCGCCGGCCCGTTCCGGCGCGTCAAGGATGGAGGGAGACTGCGGCTTGCAGGGCGGCGGGCGGCTGCTAACATCGCCGCGCCTTGGGTGAGGGGGGAGCCATGCCCTATGACATCGTGATCGCCGGCGCGGGCAGCGCCGGCTGTGTGCTGGCCGCGCGCCTGTCCGAAGACCCTCGCCTGCGCGTCCTGCTGGTCGAGGCGGGGGGGCGCGACACCTATCCCTGGATCCATGTGCCGATCGGGTATCTTTACTGCATCGGCAATCCGCGCACGGACTGGATGTTCAAGACCGCGCCCGAGGCGGGGCTGAACGGGCGCGCGCTGCTGTATCCGCGCGGCCTGGGCCTGGGCGGGTGCAGCTCGATCAACGGGATGCTGTATCTGCGCGGGCAGGCGGCCGATTATGACGGCTGGCGGCAGATGGGCTGCACCGGCTGGGGCTGGGACGATGTGCAGCCGCTGTTCATCAGGTCCGAGGATTACTTTGCCGGCCCGTCCGAGCATCACGGCGCAGGCGGTCCCTGGCGGATCGAGCGTCAGCGCCTGCGCTGGGATATCCTCGACGACTGGGCGCGGGCGGCCGAGGCCGAGGGCATCCCCTGCGTCGAGGATTTCAACACCGGCGACAATGAGGGGGTCGGCTATTTCAAGGTCAGCCAGAAGAACGGCTTTCGCATGTCGGCCGCGCGCGCCTTTCTGCGCCCGGCCATGCGCCGGCCGAACCTGACCGTGCTGACCCACCGCCATGTCCGCCGCGTGGTGTTCGAGGGGCGCCGCGCGGTCGGGCTTGAACTGTTCTCGGACGGCCGGGCCGAGATCGTGCGCGGCGGCCAGGTCATCCTGTGCGCCGGGGCGGTCGGCACGCCGCAGATCCTGCAATTGTCCGGGATCGGGCCGGGGGCGCTGCTGCAGGACATGGGCATCGGGGTGCTGCGCGATGCCCCGGTGGGCGAGAACCTGCAGGACCATTTGCAGCTGCGCTGCGCCTGGAAGGTGTCGGACGCGCGGACGCTGAACCAGCTTGCCCGCCGCTGGTGGGGCAAGGGCAGGATCGGCGCGGAATACCTGCTGCGCCGGACCGGCCCGATGAGCATGGCGCCCAGCCAGCTGGGGGCCTTTTCCCGCTCGTCGCCCGACATGGCCACGCCCGACCTGGAATGGCATGTCCAGCCGCTCAGCCTCGAGGCGTTCGGCCAGCCGCTGCATGATTTCCCCGCCATCACCGCCAGCGTGTGCCACCTGCGCCCCGAAAGCCGCGGCCATGTGCGCATCGGCTCGCCCGATCCGATGCGCGCGCCGGTGATCGCGCCGAACTACCTGTCCACGCCCGGCGACCGGATCGTGGCCGCCCGCGCGATCCGGCGCACCCGCGCGATCATGGAAAACCCCGCCATGGCCCGCTATCGCCCGCAGGAATTCAGGCCGGGGCCCGAATACCGCTCGGACGAGGCGCTTGCCCGGGCCGCCGGGATGGTCGGATCGACCATCTTTCACCCCGTGGGCACCGCCCGGATGGGCGCGGACGAGGGGGCTGTCGTCGATCCGCGGCTGCGGGTGCGGGGGGTCGATGGGCTGCGCGTGGTGGACGCCTCGGTGATGCCCACGATCACCTCGGGCAACACCAATGCGCCCACGATCATGATCGCCGAAAAGGCGGCCATCATGATCGCCGAGGAAATCCGCGGCATTTGATCTGTTAACCGCCGGGAAACCGCAAGGCTGCTAGGACCGGCGCCGGGCAGTCAGGGGGTCCACATGCCGGCGGACAGGGGCACGCGGCCCATCATCATCAGGCGCATCGAGGAGGGCGGCGAGGCCGGCCACCACGGCGGCGCGTGGAAGGTCGCCTATGCCGACTTCGTGACGGCGATGATGGCCTTTTTCCTGCTGATGTGGCTGCTGAACGCGACCACCGAGAAACAGCGCCAGGGCCTGGCGGATTATTTCGACCCAACCATCGTGCGGTCGGACTCAGGCGGCACCGATGGGGTCGAGGGCACCAGCGCCCCGCCCGACGACCACCCGGCCACCGACGCCCAGTTGCAGCAGATGGCCAGGCAGCTGCAGGACGCGCTGACCGGCAGCGGCGCTGAATCGATGCAGCGTGTCAATCTGCTGCGCCATGTCGTCACGAGGATGACCGATGAGGGGCTGGTGATCGAGCTGGGCGATGTGGTGAACGAGCCGCTTTTCGCCGGCGACACCGCCGAGCCGACCCCCGTGATGCGCGAGTTGACCGGCATCCTGGCCATGGTGCTGGACCGGGTCAGGAACCGCGTCGCGATCAGCGGCCATGTGCGCGGCTTTCCCCGGATGCTGATCGAAAACCCGGCCTGGCCGCTGTCGGATGGCCGGGCACAGGCCACGCGCGCCCTGCTGGAGGCAGCCCGGCTGGACGAGCGGCGCATCCAGCGCGTGACCGCCTTTGGCGACAGGATGGCCCGCAGCGGCAATCCGATGGACCCGTCCAACAACCGGATCGAAGTGATTTTACTCAGATAGCGGTGGCGCGCGGCCCGGCGTTAGCCGGAAATTAAGCCTTGGCGTGCACCGTGACCGCAACGACGACTCAAGCAGGATGATCCCATGACGATTTCCTCGTCCCTCAATGCCAGCGTCGCGGGTCTTGCCGCCAACGCCACGCGGCTGGCCGGCATTTCGGACAACATCGCCAATTCGGGGACGAACGGCTACAAGCGCGTTTCGACCGAATTCGACAGCATGGTCATCAACCAGGCGCGCGGGGCGGGGATCTATTCGGCCGGCGGGGTCAGGGCGACGGCCTCGCGGCTGATCGACGAAAAGGGGGCGCTGGTGTCGTCCTCGAACGCGCTCGACCTGGCGGTGTCGGGGCGCGGCTTCCTGCCGGTGATGCCCTCGGCGATGATGGGGTCGGGCCTTGGCAGCACGCCGATGATGATGACCTCCACGGGTTCATTCCGCCCCGATGCGGACGGCGTCCTGCGGACCCAGTCCGGCCTTGTGCTGATGGGCTGGCCCGCCAATTCGGACGGGCGGATTCCGGTGAATTCGCGGGATTCGGTCGGCGGCCTGCAGCCGGTCGTGCTCAACATGAACCAGACCTCGGCCAACCCGACGACGACGATGTCGCTGAACATCAACCTGCCCGCAGCAGATACCAAGCAGGGCGCGGCGGCCACGTCATGGCCCACCAAGGCCGAATATTTCGGCAATCTGGGAAGTTCGGAAAGCCTGGACATCACCTTTGTCCCCGTCCCTTCGACGCAGGCCGGGCA encodes the following:
- a CDS encoding paraquat-inducible protein A is translated as MIEAGHYDIETGAGLIACPRCDALHVEAELHAGEVARCVRCHSVLARPREGAFTQIVALSFTSMVLMVAAVFFPFLEISRMGLGNATSLFGVAMAFAHGWLMPLAVAVLAFIVGLPAIRSALLIYVLLPMRGGGSPASRAGEAFRLSELLRPWSMAEIFVIGTSVAMIKVAGLAHISLGPAFWAFCALILVSAASNVFTCSTTIWDTLEDRGAFTDGREVVPDLAAAAAARAAADPARTVAAPLGAGD
- a CDS encoding TldD/PmbA family protein — translated: MADRDAADLSQLTAALLDAARKAGATEADAVAVAGESLSVDVRGGALEHADRAAAVEIGLRVLIGGRQACVSASDRSARTIAEMAERAVAMAREAPVDDMIGLADPAELSPQRDALGLDLDDGLAAPQPEALLDLALRAEAAALAVDGVRMAESAGASAMHRRLWMAGTNGFSGGYGRSSHGISAVAITGEGTGMERDWASESRVWQDDLPAPEEIGRRAGERAVARRGARKPPTGAFPILYDERVAATLIAHLLSAVNGTAVARGASWLLGELGNPVLPAGMDLIEDPRLPRHPSSRPFDGEGLPTARRAVVSDGVLAGWTLDLATGRKLGMRSTASAVRGTSAPPSPGVSNMILTAGSASPAELIRDMGRGLVVTSMLGASINPTTGDYSRGAAGFWVENGQLAYPVNECTIAGNLRDMLMRMTPANDLPDWRTHRVPSLLVEGMTVAGQ
- a CDS encoding intermembrane transport protein PqiB; translation: MTDAPPPERPAPSPPLRPASPIRRTAGRAARAGVSVIWAVPILALLVTLALAWNAYTGRGTLVSVAFGDATGITPGETALKFREITVGKVEAVRFTKDLQRVVVDLRVDKGIAEFIDDDAEFWIVRPQVSAQGISRLDTVLTGAFIEGWWDDKPGSTDKAVHDGLDRAPLTRSNEKGTWYALTSNNAKGMTEGAPIFYRGLAVGRMQNLRLAEGDERVIADVFIESPHDQRLTTATAFWDTSGFSVSLGPQGVALNVQSVSSLVQGGAEFATLSSGGQPVEPGHVFELQPDEQSARKSLFTASPDQELRLSVLLPDAVRGLAEGADVQFQGLTVGRVTGLSVRVAGGAEGQPRQVLQDITIAVSPQRLGLADNATPADALAFLSERVAQGLRARISGSGFLGTSLIVELVDLPSSSPAQIAADAQPFPVIPAAPADSANIAANAQGLMNRIGNLKIEELLKSASDMMDSITAVASSQDTRALPGKLGAAVDKVAGAAGDIGTIAADLKTAGVGPKIGQFADDAAGAAKTIREAAVNLPKMVDSIDAAATSLDEFDWGGISGSAKGVIDDVRAMLGTEDAAQLPRNLSDTLKAASGLLNDLRSGNAAGNLNAALASARRAMDQVAQAANSLPQLSARFQALAARADGVIGAYGERGTFNIETLNAIRSLRRAADNLASLAATIERNPRAFILGR
- a CDS encoding PqiC family protein; this encodes MRPALILICAAVALAGCSNPEKTGRYLIDPPTPAGRVADNLGTAELREVTLPEYASSGEISWQTADGAVRSNPRNLWADKPERAFTQTLARAISDLSGATVIPSPWPLAEPARRQIEVRVEKALAQRDGVYRLSGRYYVSNASAGGANQARSFDITVPLPVTQRAAGSGIGALAGGRSAGPVMTPGTIAAAQNAAISKLAAQIAVIGGPGRTIRTATPKLDPLFSGALDPLPPLDPLPEIRIAPAS
- a CDS encoding DUF2125 domain-containing protein, translating into MFFRPTSSAIALLALAGPALADVTPVQVWQNWIDYYKANGYVVTEGAREQAGETLSLRNVVFAYDAPQDGAKINLSAPEITLTATGDGKVRTVFSDEMPVRLDFTDEEGKPVSVAGALHMADFEMISSGSAGDMTHDSRAGEAGVTLATITDAEGEKPLPVSVKLVNLTSRQHVVDGAATAIDATGSADRLELSADLGDHEGHATVKGTLDKVAGEVSYALPKGISIGQDLSGALKAGLSMSGKLSTEGVLMDIAATEKKEDGGDKTTQAKVDAKGIDLTFSLAQDGMKYQTSSDASSVEVKSPDLPFPISYAAQSTTGDFQVPVSKSDQPQPFKFAYSVAGLTIGDALWNSFDPGKKLPRDPASIDLDLTGMAKINADLFDPALAETATQADAAAPAPGKDPEQAADEAEAAAGGSAPDAAADGTAADGATADGAAAEGTDTSEMPAATPDPFAPTEITLNKLAVDAAGVRLDASGSVSIPDGSTVETPVGQISARLDGANGLMDKLVEMGLVQSDQLAGFRMMLAMFAKPAAEGSDALVSQIEFKQGGEIFANGQKIK
- a CDS encoding 3'(2'),5'-bisphosphate nucleotidase CysQ, with the translated sequence MPGSDLDLIRATAEDAGRLALGFWRGDYRHWDKQAGLGPVSEADLAVNARIEALLRPARPDYGWLSEESPDDPARLSARRCFVIDPIDGTRAFIDGDEGFAVCIAVVEDGRALAGVVHLPAPGLTYAAGEGGPALRNGVPIRCSDPTAAEGASVLAAKAALAPDHWRGGRVPGLRRHFRPALAWRLCLVAEGRFDAALSVRPVWDWDIAAASLIAERAGCRVTDRSGRAFAFNSPSARGNGLIAAGPRLHGALAAAITEDAARP
- a CDS encoding flavin reductase family protein, with the protein product MQHAHEPASPETLDRLADAISFHPANESGRLFRDALGRFATGVTVVTTQGPAGPAGMTVNSFASVSLDPPLVLWCPARTSSRHAIFAGAAAWSVHVLGAEQLDICLRFTRNGAGFEGLELGRTALGTPLIPGVAARFDCTTEAVHPGGDHTVLIGRVAQVTVGGPDDHPLVFAAGRFGGFEAAG
- a CDS encoding paraquat-inducible protein A, giving the protein MPPRPAAPGAPGVHAAREDAPLLTAHRAHLVGCRGCGRVWPEGEARCGRCGAALHTPDRASLQAVWAWLLAGLVFYVPANLLPMLKTQTFAGLHGSSDATIFGGVVQLLEYRNYGVAAVIFVASIIVPIGKFIVIAWLARVAGRPATVEAAHMRLRALEAVEFIGRWSMIDVFVVAILSALVQLGFVATIQPGPAAASFALSVAFTMLSAQSFDPRLIWRGLPLRNRSDRTAA